The Acomys russatus chromosome 1, mAcoRus1.1, whole genome shotgun sequence genome has a window encoding:
- the LOC127193697 gene encoding alpha-1-antiproteinase-like: MPHSPSHSSFLLLAGLCCLLSGSQTEGYQSTGASGHNKKNQEPLQCQNFAPIITNISLFLLQNAMHWPKQTNIVFSPVSITAAFAMLSLGAKGSTHKQILKGLKFSLMNKADMEVHRCFQYLSHSLRQPDHQLQLTTGSSLFINKHLRVADKFREAIRDLYHSEAIPVNFRDTQEAKTEINSHVMKRSYGQIEQMVDDLPIDTVLVLMNFISFSGIQNGEFQDKHTVEDKFYLDTGKVDAVPMINRLGKFDLHRDKSLSSWVLIQHYVGDAIVFFILPDLGKMQQLIENLSPEYLNSIQKHVYPR, encoded by the exons ATGCCACACTCTCCCTCtcacagctccttcctcctgctaGCAGGCCTATGCTGTCTGCTCTCTGGCTCCCAGACTGAAGGTTACCAAAGCACAGGTGCCTCAGGCCataacaagaagaaccaggagCCTCTCCAATGCCAGAACTTTGCCCCCATCATCACCAACATCTCCTTGTTCTTGCTCCAAAATGCAATGCATTGGCCCAAACAAACCAACATTGTGTTCTCCCCAGTGAGCATCACAGCTGCCTTCGCAATGCTTTCCCTGGGAGCTAAGGGCAGCACTCACAAGCAAATCCTGAAGGGGCTGAAGTTCAGTCTCATGAACAAAGCAGACATGGAGGTCCACAGGTGTTTCCAATATCTCTCCCATTCACTCCGGCAGCCTGACCACCAGCTCCAGTTGACCACTGGCAGCAGCCTGTTCATCAATAAGCACCTAAGGGTGGCAGACAAGTTCAGAGAGGCGATTAGAGATTTGTATCACTCTGAAGCCATCCCCGTTAACTTCAGGGACACTCAGGAAGCCAAGACAGAGATCAACAGTCACGTGATGAAGAGAAGCTATGGACAGATAGAACAAATGGTGGATGACCTGCCAATAGACACAGTCCTTGTCCTGATGAACTTTATCTCCTTCAGTG gaATCCAGaatggtgagtttcaggataaACATACTGTGGAAGATAAGTTCTACCTGGATACAGGCAAGGTGGATGCGGTACCCATGATCAACCGCCTGGGTAAATTTGACCTGCACAGAGATAAGAGTCTGTCCAGCTGGGTGCTGATCCAGCACTATGTAGGGGATGCCATCGTTTTCTTCATCTTGCCAGACCTGGGGAAAATGCAGCAGCTGATAGAAAACCTGAGCCCCGAGTACCTCAACAGCATCCAGAAGCACGTTTACCCAAGGTGA
- the LOC127193603 gene encoding alpha-1-antitrypsin 1-6-like isoform X1: MMTPFNSNGLLLLAGLCCLLPRTKTDYHEGVYNDSNIDKFQCRKVALTISNVSISLYKEMAQESRNGNILFSPLRVIAALSMLSMGDQSNASQHILEALKLNKTGLPSAEIHKCFQYLLWPILHPPQSSLLRSGSSMFINQDINLLDEFLEGAKKLYLSDVIPISFTDSRKAKAQINNYIMKKTNREILDIIKSLQSDTSLVLVNYIIWNAKIISNFNCKFVKMEDFHLGHRNSIKIPMVNSVDVYHLFRVNDLFSMVLIYSHSQSILIYFIVPDKGRMRAAEQRLTYPHFRRMVQKLSLRMVKVHMPELSLSETHNLESVMNLLGINYVLSNDHISSVIMDDKVENPSKVISKVVLTFDDKGAIPSSTSCLESSTWANVPLFQLNRPFLIFIQDSDNYAPLFLGRVVHPRN, translated from the exons ATGATGACACCTTTTAACTCCAATGGACTCCTCTTGCTAGCAGGCCTGTGCTGTCTGCTTCCCAGAACCAAGACTGATTATCATGAAGGGGTCTATAATGACTCAAACATTGATAAATTCCAATGCCGGAAGGTAGCTCTCACCATCAGCAATGTCTCCATCTCTTTGTACAAAGAAATGGCCCAAGAGTCAAGAAATGGAAACATCTTATTTTCCCCACTTAGAGTTATTGCTGCCCTTTCCATGCTTTCCATGGGAGACCAAAGCAACGCTAGCCAACACATCCTGGAGGCCCTAAAGCTCAACAAAACAGGCTTGCCCAGCGCTGAGATCCACAAGTGTTTCCAGTATCTGCTCTGGCCCATTCTGCATCCTCCACAGTCATCCCTACTGAGAAGTGGTAGCAGCATGTTCATCAACCAAGACATAAACCTATTAGACGAGTTTCTGGAAGGCGCCAAAAAACTCTACCTCTCTGATGTCATACCCATCAGCTTCACAGACAGCAGGAAGGCCAAGGCCCAGATCAACAATTACATAATGAAGAAAACCAACAGGGAGATATTGGACAtaatcaagagtctgcaaagtgACACATCCCTTGTCCTGGTGAACTACATTATCTGGAACG CCAAAATTATCAGCAACTTCAACTGCAAGTTTGTCAAGATGGAGGACTTCCACTTAGGACATAGGAATTCAATCAAGATACCGATGGTCAATAGCGTGGATGTGTATCATCTGTTCCGAGTCAACGATCTGTTTAGTATGGTGCTGATATATAGCCACAGCCAAAGCATCCTAATCTACTTCATTGTACCTGATAAAGGGAGGATGCGTGCGGCAGAACAGAGACTGACCTACCCACACTTCCGTCGCATGGTGCAAAAACTTAGCCTAAG GATGGTCAAAGTACACATGCCGGAATTGTCACTGTCTGAGACCCATAACCTGGAGTCAGTGATGAACCTACTAGGAATCAACTATGTTTTAAGCAATGATCACATCAGCTCAGTGATCATGGATGACAAAGTTGAGAATCCCTCCAAG GTGATAAGTAAGGTGGTGCTGACCTTCGATGACAAGGGGGCAATACCTTCTTCGACTTCTTGCCTTGAAAGTTCGACATGGGCAAATGTGCCTCTTTTTCAGTTAAACAGACCCTTCCTAATCTTCATTCAGGATTCAGACAATTATGCTCCCCTCTTTTTAGGCAGAGTGGTACATCCCAGAAACTAA
- the LOC127193603 gene encoding alpha-1-antitrypsin 1-6-like isoform X2 — protein sequence MMTPFNSNGLLLLAGLCCLLPRTKTDYHEGVYNDSNIDKFQCRKVALTISNVSISLYKEMAQESRNGNILFSPLRVIAALSMLSMGDQSNASQHILEALKLNKTGLPSAEIHKCFQYLLWPILHPPQSSLLRSGSSMFINQDINLLDEFLEGAKKLYLSDVIPISFTDSRKAKAQINNYIMKKTNREILDIIKSLQSDTSLVLVNYIIWNGNILIYFIVPDKGRMRAAEQRLTYPHFRRMVQKLSLRMVKVHMPELSLSETHNLESVMNLLGINYVLSNDHISSVIMDDKVENPSKVISKVVLTFDDKGAIPSSTSCLESSTWANVPLFQLNRPFLIFIQDSDNYAPLFLGRVVHPRN from the exons ATGATGACACCTTTTAACTCCAATGGACTCCTCTTGCTAGCAGGCCTGTGCTGTCTGCTTCCCAGAACCAAGACTGATTATCATGAAGGGGTCTATAATGACTCAAACATTGATAAATTCCAATGCCGGAAGGTAGCTCTCACCATCAGCAATGTCTCCATCTCTTTGTACAAAGAAATGGCCCAAGAGTCAAGAAATGGAAACATCTTATTTTCCCCACTTAGAGTTATTGCTGCCCTTTCCATGCTTTCCATGGGAGACCAAAGCAACGCTAGCCAACACATCCTGGAGGCCCTAAAGCTCAACAAAACAGGCTTGCCCAGCGCTGAGATCCACAAGTGTTTCCAGTATCTGCTCTGGCCCATTCTGCATCCTCCACAGTCATCCCTACTGAGAAGTGGTAGCAGCATGTTCATCAACCAAGACATAAACCTATTAGACGAGTTTCTGGAAGGCGCCAAAAAACTCTACCTCTCTGATGTCATACCCATCAGCTTCACAGACAGCAGGAAGGCCAAGGCCCAGATCAACAATTACATAATGAAGAAAACCAACAGGGAGATATTGGACAtaatcaagagtctgcaaagtgACACATCCCTTGTCCTGGTGAACTACATTATCTGGAACGGTAA CATCCTAATCTACTTCATTGTACCTGATAAAGGGAGGATGCGTGCGGCAGAACAGAGACTGACCTACCCACACTTCCGTCGCATGGTGCAAAAACTTAGCCTAAG GATGGTCAAAGTACACATGCCGGAATTGTCACTGTCTGAGACCCATAACCTGGAGTCAGTGATGAACCTACTAGGAATCAACTATGTTTTAAGCAATGATCACATCAGCTCAGTGATCATGGATGACAAAGTTGAGAATCCCTCCAAG GTGATAAGTAAGGTGGTGCTGACCTTCGATGACAAGGGGGCAATACCTTCTTCGACTTCTTGCCTTGAAAGTTCGACATGGGCAAATGTGCCTCTTTTTCAGTTAAACAGACCCTTCCTAATCTTCATTCAGGATTCAGACAATTATGCTCCCCTCTTTTTAGGCAGAGTGGTACATCCCAGAAACTAA